A window of Gambusia affinis linkage group LG03, SWU_Gaff_1.0, whole genome shotgun sequence genomic DNA:
AGATATACTCTGtatcatattttatataaatatgtattgtaaaattatattaatttcataatttgtaaattatatacatatgtattatatttgaaaaacatttacattttatatttctaattattttatatgcaagaatttgaactgttttcctcttttaatacaaaataaatataaatatgttaacaaatttgcttgtttttactAAATTGCACATCATATGCAAGCAATTTACAGTATGCATGTAGAATAGAATTTATTGTCACTGTACAATAATATTAAAGTCAGCTCCAAAACAGCGCAACCATTGTaagatatttatgaaaaataaacacacacactgtgccCCATTTTGCATAGTGCGAGCATGTTACACCTCGCCCAAAGCGAGAATCACACCCTGAGCCATAACCTCAACTAAGGTATTTGGAACGCAAAGTGTGTGGGTGGCGCATGCGTGATATGAAGTATACAACGACAAAATtatattaacttgtttttcaaacttttaaacggactatgtttaaaaatattagctATTTAtgtaatatacattttatatgaacgaaaaaaatatttagaaaataatcaacatCTTCCGATGACGTAGTGTCGTGAGACGGAAGTTGTTTTAATCGCGGAAGTGAAGTGGTACAGTAGTGCTGTTGTTGAAGCTGACTAGAGATCACATTTGGGATTCCTTACAACGTTcagggtttatttatttactttgcttTATGTAGGTTTCTGAGAGGCTCGCGTTCTCGGGTAGACCAGGtaagaatgaaaaacaatatcgtttttatttttttatttttttataattgtttattttctgatcaaACCGTTGATAAAGTTGACGTTAGCTAAGTTAGCACAGCTAACGCGACGTCTTTCGGAAACATTGATCGCCTCCTCCCCAGGGACATGAATTGATACAAGGACCGGGTATGCACGGCTGAAACGTATATTTATAGCCCCCGTGTTGTTGTTATTGCACCAACATTTTCCAGAAGAGGTGAAGGGAAGGAGAGTGGggatagaaaaatgtttgaattttgttcTGGAAAGTTGTTTCTCTAACCAAGCTTTATTTTTGACCAAATGTGTTAACTTTCTcgatttttatctttaattatcTTTGATTTCTTAATTTGATTGTTGTTTATATCccacaatataaaaaacatattccaAAACAATTATGTTTGGATTAATACCCTTTATGATccgcaattcatatttaatGAAGACTAGCACTGCCTTTTGTGAAAGGAACAGAAGCGCGTTGTTTCAgttataactttatttcaacttaaatttttttggtgtttgtttttaaatctaacagttctttattttaaactacTCCATGGTGCAAGTATGTTAATATAAATTGTGTAAACAAACCCAATGAAATTAGGCTAGTTAAAACAGTATCAATGTTAAATGCATAATCTAATTtcattttaagtatttaaaataatgattgGTTTCCTGATTTGATTCAAATCACAGGACAGCAGATGAgagttttatttacataaaaatatattgtccTTAAGCTTATGCTAACCTTGATATCCCTCATGTTCAGGTGCATGTTAATAAACTaggaaacactgaaaatgaaattagtTAATAGGTAATGTCACTATACAAACGTTtgcttttgttcatttaattattatagatcaaactaattaaaatctactctcagtttctctgaaccaataaataaaaaaaatttgctagTCATTGCACCCCTCCACAAGGAGAGTAAGTCACAAGATGTCATTGCTTAAGCAGTGAGACATCTCCAAGCATTAtgatggaaagttgagtggaaggaaaaaagcaaGATGTATTAATGGTTAGTCAGGTATTCATAAACTTTGGTCTTCTGTGAATCTCACCAGACTAAGACTGGACTAAGGGACAAAAGAAATAGAGTGTTTCTCAatggtcaaatgttttctttttagatgaaaatgtaaaatactcaTTTGGAAAAGGCACAGGATGAATGTCTCTTGAGGGTTAATTGTGAAATTTCCACAGTTGGTGAAGATTTTGTGAGCCATGTCAACTGCTGGAGTTGGTCTGCTGCATTTTATTAAgtccaaaataaacacaatcatCTTTCAGGAAGTGTTAGTGCTTCCCTCTGCTGAGAAACGTAATGGTTATGAATTTACCAGGAGGTCTTGGCACCTGCCCTCACTTCCTTAATTTAAAGAACATGTCTGTGTTTGACTTGGTCTGAGCCAAACCCTCTAGAGAACCTTTGGAGTCTTATCAAGGAAGAGGAAAATCAGGATAGAAGAGGATATGTGGTCCCCACCAAAAGCCACTTCAGTTTACTGTTTTTGATGTGGAAAATTACTTTCTTGAATTTTGTAAATCATAAGTTCTGccaatttagtttttctttggacaGTTAGAATATACCTTACGTTAGTTTAGAACCTacatctgtaattaattaatggtTTGTTTAACAGGTGGTTTGTTTCTTGAATGCACTTTTTGAACTTGTAACATCAGATTACGTCAACTTTAACTTTCATCTAATTTGTTAGAGatttttagttattgttttgtccataattttatggaaataaactacatacatatatttttttaaaacaatcaagTCAGAAGTGTGTTCAAgaaactaactaactaacaGCCCTCAGccttttcaataaaagtttggttttggATCTTAGAAGGCCGCGATGCTAAGTCTGAGCTCAAACCTACAGTAGCTACTTGTATTAAGTTCTCATTTGTGAGAACAGTAACTTGATCTAAGAATTTATCACTCTAgtagaaaacatcaaaacacttTAACTCCTCCCCACCTTAAGGTGACATTTCAACCCCAACCTGGAGGAAATAGTCCACACACTTCTGTCCGCCGCAGTACAAGCCAAGAATAGTGAAAACATATGTTTAGTAATACAAAGAATACTTTTAATGGTGCTCTACTGCTCCTTTTATCTCTGCCACACCCTCTTAATCTAAACCAATTACAACTAACCGTCCCTTCAACCAGTTGGGAGTATGAAAGTTGCGTCTGCTGACAGATGATTCATGATGACAGATTCATGATGTTAAAGATTCTTAGTCAAAGTGGAGAAGGTGTGGTCTCACATCTGTCTTTGATTCCAAGCAAATTTACATAGCAGGATTATTGTTTTTGACCTTCAGatacaacaaaaagaaattcctAACTGAGGTTGGCCCGTTTGTCAATTGAACAACTTCGTTGGTAAGAtgtgtaaaaactttaaaaattagttgttactgttaattaaaaaaaaaaaaaaaagcaaccaagTGCAACTTTTATTGgtcttaaagaaaaattaaatgttgtaattcatatttttcaagtttcttcaaagagttataaATGCTGATGGCTGTGGAAAGAAACGATCTCCTGTaacagtctgtattacagtggTGCTGATGAAGactttgaaagtcaaaattacAGATAGTttgatctaaaacaaacaaaaataacagtaaagatttaaagcaaaatcaaatGGCAATAATAAGTACTGCATAGATCAAAAGCTGTAGGCTGAAGGTACTCGGTTTATATGCTTAtccttacatttttattacaaacaaaacatttccccTCCTCACTGCATTAATGTCCCAAATATTAACAGAATACACAGAATCAATccttaaatccaaatgagaaaaaaaaaaatttgaaaagtaagTAAATCACCATCATGGTTTCAATCAGATTCTAGTTTTcaatcattttatgttttaattccCTTTTAAAACTGTGTTATGTTATTTATCAGTTTAAAATCCTGGTAACAGAGATGCACATACTTTTTAATATATGTAGTAAATTTTCCTACTAGCTCATATCCTTAAacaatttctgaatattttttggagcaggttatttttttgtttgtatatatATCAGTgttgatgacttcctgttgggcttttattttttgttttgtggtgggAAATAGCTTCCTTGTTCCAACTGAAGCAGCATTTCCGCTAAACATGAATGTTTTGCATGAATGAGCAACCATTTAATCACTAAGACAGCAATGTAATGATGAGTAAGGTGTTGGAAATCGACAGCCAGGCTCTCTTtgcctctctttttttaagtgtttgtatTCACTGCAAGACAAAAGCGCAGTGTTTTCTAAAATGGTCAACAACGGGTCAGATAACttgatttttcagaaaaaaagtaacaaaaggcattcagaaactttttatgtttttaagcaaggatttcatttcagatttcactAATTCTCAGACCTCGTTAGGCGTAGCTATTAGGGATGCAAGTTATCAGTGATCTAAtctaatgattaattgataagcgtccattttcttaaaaacatgaGTTTTCTTTTGTATAAAGAGTGTCAACCATTTtgcattaatgttttttaaaagtttatcataaaattttaacatcattttgtgtcagctgtattaaatactgactgaataaactgaaaattcTGGATTTGTCACATTGTTAAACTGAgacatatttatataatataacCAAACAAACCCCTCTTGTGTtgctgaagagaaaaataaaagatgaaaaataaaatcaaatatatgAAACACTTACCTGCTGAAATTTAAGGGGCTTGTTgactgtttatatttcaaaacagaaccgcTTTAAGTCCATTTTGCATCTCAAACTAGACTTCGTTTTACCGTTTTGTTGtggccgccatctttgtttctttatcaaCTGGCTCCGATTCAGGATGACCGGCGCCCTCTTCTACAACACTAAAAGACTGTCTGAGAGGCCGTTATTAATTAATcgattggaactaattttagTCTAACAAACCATTAATAGTAAGTCGATATGAACCGGCGTTATCAGTGCATATTTGTGTCAAGCAGCTGCCCTGTTTCTCCAGTCTGTCAGGTTGAGCCGTTAGCTGAAATGGCGGATCACACGGATGTCAACTTGCCGCCGGAAGAGCGAGTCCGTGCTCTGACCCAACGAGGCAGCTCGGTGGAAGTCAACGACGACGTGCCGCCGCGACGTTACTTCCGCTCTGGCATGGAGATGATCCGAATGGCCCACATCTACACGGAAGAGGGAAACCTCGAACGCGCCTTTGTactttacaataaatatattacgtgagttgtttgttttttttgttttttttaatgaagtccAAGACTTGTCACGTAGAAACATTCAGCAATCGCCATAATTttgttgattgttttatttaaaaataaagatgttaaGCTGATTCTTATCtgtattttaaggctttttattgaaaaacttcCCAAACATCGGGACTACAAAACGGCAAACATCCCAGAGAAAAAGGACACAGTAAAGGTGCCCAAAGAGTTtgatgttttatcatttatctgattgtgtcttttttctttaacttttttgtgGAGAACCTACAGCTTAACTTTGTGATTCAtcaacagaaactcaaagatGTGGCATTTCCTCAAGCAGAGGTTCTCAAACAGGctcttttaaaaagatttgaacAAGAATATGCGCAATATCTGGTCAAAAAGGTAAGATGAAGCACCAGTCTATTACAAAAGTGTTTATTCCCCtgaaactttgttttacattttatcagtttatttgtaaagcataTTTTAACAAATGGGGTAATTCGAAGTGCGTTACATTATCAGAATGGAAATGTAACCACAAACGAGGAAAAACTTTACATCCAGTGGCAAAATTatgaatcaaatggaaaatgaatCTTGCTGGGGTATACTGGGACAGTACCAGTTGGAGGCAGTCTACTGGAAAACAAATGAGGTTTTAACCTTGATTTAAGGAACTCACTGTTTCTGCAATTTTgaagttttctggaagtttgtgcCAGATTAGAGGAACATAAAAACTGACTCTTGTCATCCAGTTTTAAGTAGAAACagggagagaaaacagaaaaaacaataaataaaacaaatggaacttattgagctttttttaaatttatcatgtTGTAGGGCAGTAGcttaaattaattgattattattgattaattgatttattgcttattgcgaaATGACTAGTTTTAACAAGGAGTGGGCATTTATCGTATTCTTTATCATGATTAATTTGTTATCATAATAAGAATCTTGATTAATCATTGTCACAATAAGTTCCAGTTAatggtgttttaaaaaaacaaacaaatgttcttaTCATCAGGATTGATCGTTTTGCCATTTTCTCCTTTGTGTGTTGaatgaaagcatcaataaataccaaCACACTCGAAAATTCAGTTACTCTGagcagtttagtgatacaaatcacaaaTGGGAACTTTTCAGGAGCAGTATTTGTGATTGTGGGGCTAATAATTGCTGTGGCACACAGTCACctaagaagaaataataaattacgCTTGTGTCACTTTTATTCttataacaaaaatacagcaaaatattgtgataaaatgtttaagtCCATATTGCCCACCAAGAGCTCTGATACTCCAgtcaataattaatcaattactaaattagttaatttAGATAATAGCTCTAAATTAGATCTATAATTACCTAATAATAGATCAATTACAATAATTATGATttcaatcatgattaatcacgATCAATTgtcattaataaattattggaaTAATTCTCAATTAATTCAGCCAGCTAATCGTGATTAATTAGGATtccaataatcaattaatcacaattaattataattaattgattattgaaataatgcTCAACTTATTTAGAGTATACAAATTCACAAAAAGGCCATTTTTGAGTGTGTATAGTCAGACTCAAAATGTGTAcattaatcggattaattgtgatttatCAGATTAATAAGATGAATCATTTCAGTACTACAAGAGACCAGACCTTTCACTCAGCTGTGGTCCGTCATACCTGCAGAAAGCGGAGGAGGAGGCCCTGGCGCTGGAGCAGTCCAGGCAGCGTGCGCTGGACGCCGAGCGGGAACGCGTCGCCGTAATGCAACGGCGGCAACGGGAGCAGGAGCAGTTCAGTGCTTTCGAGGAGATGATCCGTCGacaggagctggagaaggagcgTCAGCGAGTGCTTCTGGAGTTCGCCACGCCGTCTGCACCTCCTGCCGACACGCCCCTCATTCCTGGCATCCAGGGCCCGCCGTTGGTGTCCCCCACCGTGCCGCTGAGTCCCGGCGATTTCGGCACCAACGACTATCAGCACCATCGGCCTGCTGCCACGCCGGGCACGCCAGTGGTCAGCCCACCCAGCTTTGACCGCTCGCTCAAACCCGGGTCTCTGGTCAGCCCCGGGAACAACAGTAAGTCTTTTCCCTGAGCTGCTTTAGTTCCTGTTTAAACTGAAGATGCACTGgtccaatattaatatctgtaatATATAGATAttacagatatatatattttaaaaaaattatagaacGAGCTTGACGATAAAAGGGTTTCATTTAGATCGATAATTAGGACTGACACTgtgacaaattttgctggacaataaattatcccagaagttattgtgattaacaataatattgttgtttggaGACCATTTTTTAGTAATATAATGAAAGGAATAATagtgcaagaacacattctgaaagaccaataaactttaaattctaatgactTTTTGACActagaactggaagatattttaaatatccaaaataaataaacaaaacaatagaaacaacaaataaaattaattatggaGTCTCTgtacacaaaattattcttcaaaaaAGGATTGTTGAAACCAAAGCAGCCAACTGAAaatttttgtcatccagtttttggcagaaagagaaaaacaacaattcatgaaaatgtaaattattgagcttgttttaatttatcatgggattaattgatttattgcgacaggtCTAGAGAGAATTATTGATCAATTCTATGttttaatatctgaaatattaccAATATGATGACGTGAcccttcctgttttatccagttttctctccacgttgtctttttttttttttaaagcagttatgaggcaatGTAGCAAAACCTAAAAACTGCTTCTGTTTACTCCACAagtcgttgc
This region includes:
- the LOC122827120 gene encoding STAM-binding protein-like A isoform X1; the protein is MADHTDVNLPPEERVRALTQRGSSVEVNDDVPPRRYFRSGMEMIRMAHIYTEEGNLERAFVLYNKYITLFIEKLPKHRDYKTANIPEKKDTVKKLKDVAFPQAEVLKQALLKRFEQEYAQYLVKKKAEEEALALEQSRQRALDAERERVAVMQRRQREQEQFSAFEEMIRRQELEKERQRVLLEFATPSAPPADTPLIPGIQGPPLVSPTVPLSPGDFGTNDYQHHRPAATPGTPVVSPPSFDRSLKPGSLVSPGNNIFAGTMVDALRQLAVPAELCRSFLRLAEANTSRAVETCGILCGKLTRNAFTVTHVIVPKQCGGPDYCDTENEEELFLIQDQHDLITLGWIHTHPTQTAFLSSVDLHTHCSYQIMLPEAIAIVCSPKFNEIGYFRLTDRGTDEISSCKQKGFHPHSKDPPLFTHAGHVNITDDSVSMMDLR
- the LOC122827120 gene encoding STAM-binding protein-like A isoform X2; amino-acid sequence: MADHTDVNLPPEERVRALTQRGSSVEVNDDVPPRRYFRSGMEMIRMAHIYTEEGNLERAFVLYNKYITLFIEKLPKHRDYKTANIPEKKDTVKKLKDVAFPQAEVLKQALLKRFEQEYAQYLVKKKAEEEALALEQSRQRALDAERERVAVMQRRQREQEQFSAFEEMIRRQELEKERQRVLLEFATPSAPPADTPLIPGIQGPPLVSPTVPLSPGDFGTNDYQHHRPAATPGTPVVSPPSFDRSLKPGSLVSPGNNSTMVDALRQLAVPAELCRSFLRLAEANTSRAVETCGILCGKLTRNAFTVTHVIVPKQCGGPDYCDTENEEELFLIQDQHDLITLGWIHTHPTQTAFLSSVDLHTHCSYQIMLPEAIAIVCSPKFNEIGYFRLTDRGTDEISSCKQKGFHPHSKDPPLFTHAGHVNITDDSVSMMDLR